The Candidatus Bathyarchaeia archaeon genome includes a region encoding these proteins:
- the glmS gene encoding glutamine--fructose-6-phosphate transaminase (isomerizing) translates to MCGIFGCVSRDLKVANIIHGALKRLEYRGYDSVGEATVFEGNIYVKKDQGKIDDVHKLLNLDDLPGSIGIGHTRWATHGAPSKINAHPHLDCEEKIAVVHNGIIENFAELKAELESLGHLFKSKTDTEVIPHLIEENLKRGLPLIDAIREALKRLEGSYAIAIITAMEPDKIICARKESPLVLGIGEGVMYCASDIPAFLPLTNKVIVLEDNEAAILWHDRYNIRKIDDWRQVLRDPEIITWTPEMAEKQGYPHFMLKEIHEQPLSLRNALRLQELYLDLMATFLDRAKNVFLVACGTSYHACLAASYMFSKLAYLSAYPVIASEFAEQVGMAVNIDSTILAVSQSGETADTLAAVDYARNRAATVLGLTNVVGSTLTRVSRVYILQQSGPEIGVAATKTFTAQLLVLAQLALRVAKLRGKISSQEIKDLERELKSIPDIVEKTIKKNEEKIKSVAEKYKNSKVFLFLGRGISTATALEGRLKLMEIAYVPAIAYPAGESKHGPISLIEPGIPVIFICPKDKTRKTIIGNIMEMKARGASIISIIEEDDEEIKQLSDDYFEVAGKVSEIFSPIVFIVPLQLFAYYMAVKRGYDPDMPRNLAKSVTVK, encoded by the coding sequence ATGTGCGGGATTTTCGGCTGTGTGTCTAGGGATCTTAAGGTTGCCAATATTATTCATGGTGCTTTGAAGAGGCTTGAGTATAGAGGATATGACTCCGTCGGTGAGGCTACTGTTTTTGAAGGTAATATTTATGTTAAGAAGGATCAAGGGAAGATTGATGATGTTCATAAGCTTCTAAATCTTGACGACCTCCCAGGCTCTATTGGCATAGGGCATACTAGGTGGGCAACTCACGGTGCCCCAAGCAAGATTAATGCTCATCCACACCTTGACTGCGAGGAGAAGATTGCTGTTGTCCACAATGGTATAATTGAGAATTTCGCCGAGTTAAAGGCTGAACTGGAGAGTTTAGGTCACTTATTCAAGTCTAAGACTGATACGGAGGTTATACCGCACCTAATTGAGGAGAATCTTAAGCGTGGATTACCGCTCATAGATGCTATTCGGGAAGCCCTTAAAAGGCTTGAGGGATCATATGCCATAGCTATAATTACAGCCATGGAGCCCGATAAAATCATATGCGCCAGAAAAGAGAGCCCGCTGGTTCTCGGCATCGGTGAGGGAGTTATGTACTGTGCATCAGATATACCAGCCTTTCTACCACTAACAAATAAGGTTATTGTATTAGAGGATAATGAAGCCGCGATACTCTGGCATGACAGATATAATATTCGAAAGATTGATGACTGGAGGCAGGTTTTAAGGGATCCGGAAATAATCACGTGGACTCCTGAAATGGCTGAGAAGCAGGGTTACCCACATTTTATGCTTAAAGAGATTCATGAGCAACCGCTTTCACTTAGAAACGCACTTAGGCTACAGGAGCTCTACCTAGATCTTATGGCAACCTTTCTTGACAGAGCCAAAAATGTCTTTTTAGTTGCATGCGGAACATCCTATCATGCTTGTCTAGCGGCATCATATATGTTTTCTAAGCTTGCATATCTTTCAGCTTATCCAGTTATAGCATCTGAGTTTGCAGAGCAGGTCGGCATGGCTGTTAATATTGATAGCACGATTTTGGCTGTAAGCCAATCTGGAGAAACAGCTGATACATTAGCTGCGGTGGATTACGCAAGAAATAGGGCTGCAACAGTCCTCGGATTAACAAACGTTGTTGGCTCAACATTAACACGTGTATCTCGAGTTTACATACTTCAGCAGTCAGGTCCAGAAATAGGGGTTGCAGCGACAAAAACCTTCACAGCGCAGCTCCTTGTCCTCGCTCAGCTAGCATTAAGAGTTGCCAAGCTACGTGGTAAAATTAGTAGTCAGGAGATTAAGGATCTTGAGAGGGAGCTCAAAAGCATACCGGATATAGTTGAGAAAACTATAAAGAAAAATGAGGAGAAGATTAAGAGCGTCGCTGAAAAATATAAGAATAGTAAAGTCTTCCTATTCTTGGGTAGAGGTATAAGCACGGCAACCGCCCTAGAGGGCAGACTTAAGCTTATGGAGATCGCTTATGTGCCAGCTATCGCCTATCCAGCTGGCGAAAGCAAGCATGGACCTATAAGCCTAATTGAGCCGGGAATACCGGTAATATTCATCTGCCCAAAAGATAAGACTAGAAAGACGATAATCGGCAATATAATGGAGATGAAGGCCCGCGGTGCATCCATAATATCTATTATTGAGGAGGATGATGAGGAGATTAAGCAGCTTTCAGACGATTATTTTGAGGTTGCAGGCAAGGTTTCAGAAATCTTTTCACCAATAGTATTTATAGTTCCTTTACAGTTATTTGCCTATTATATGGCTGTTAAAAGGGGCTATGATCCAGATATGCCGCGTAACCTAGCGAAGTCTGTAACTGTGAAATAG
- a CDS encoding ATP/GTP-binding protein codes for MVFIAFIIGTAGSGKSLLTASFGEWLKINEQNVAILNLDPGVIKLPYVPNIDIRDYITIDEIMDKYELGPNGALIMAADLIASEIENLKKEIDDVNPDILLVDTPGQMELFAFRASGPYIVSEISKDPKAIIYLFDSVFSLNPLNYVSNMFLSAAVYMRFLLPQIHVLSKCDLISHEDLDVILEWSEDRGALEAAINERLDGTKRLLSYRLSRIIYQLGLNFPLISVSAKTNEGFVELNAALERIFAGGEKITY; via the coding sequence ATGGTCTTCATAGCATTCATTATTGGAACAGCGGGTTCAGGTAAATCCCTTTTAACGGCTTCATTCGGCGAGTGGCTTAAGATCAATGAGCAGAATGTTGCAATACTAAACCTTGATCCAGGCGTGATTAAACTGCCCTATGTGCCAAACATAGATATCCGTGACTATATAACCATTGATGAGATAATGGACAAGTATGAGCTTGGTCCGAATGGTGCGCTGATAATGGCTGCGGATTTAATTGCGAGCGAAATAGAAAACTTAAAGAAAGAGATTGATGATGTTAACCCAGATATTCTGCTTGTTGACACTCCTGGACAGATGGAGCTCTTCGCTTTTAGGGCTAGTGGTCCCTATATAGTTAGTGAGATTAGTAAGGATCCTAAAGCCATAATTTATCTATTTGATTCAGTCTTCTCATTAAATCCATTAAATTATGTCTCAAACATGTTTCTCTCAGCAGCCGTATATATGCGCTTCCTCCTCCCACAGATACATGTGCTCTCTAAATGTGATCTTATTTCACATGAGGATTTGGATGTGATCTTAGAGTGGTCTGAGGATAGGGGCGCTTTAGAAGCCGCTATAAATGAGAGACTTGATGGAACAAAGCGTCTACTAAGCTATAGGCTGAGTAGAATAATATATCAGTTGGGCTTAAACTTCCCGCTGATATCTGTATCGGCAAAAACTAATGAGGGCTTTGTTGAACTTAACGCTGCATTAGAGAGGATTTTCGCTGGCGGAGAAAAAATCACCTACTAA
- a CDS encoding DUF4443 domain-containing protein encodes MSIKNTLNKISLKRRPGPTPSFNVLDVIRLLRLLAKSDSIGRGKISERLGLGEGAVRTMLKKLSKNGIITISRNGCSLTPKGKKVWTSIEEIMPKIIEIGRNELTLAPKSVAILVKGCADKVKSGIEQRDAAVFSGAKGAVTIISKNNKLIIPSVSMNLEKDYPLAFKDIVYSIKPGEGDVIIISSGDSLREAEYGALAAAWTLI; translated from the coding sequence ATGTCCATTAAAAATACCTTGAATAAAATATCTTTAAAGAGGAGGCCCGGACCAACTCCATCATTTAATGTCTTAGATGTGATAAGGCTTCTTAGGCTTTTAGCTAAATCCGATAGTATTGGACGTGGAAAAATATCAGAGAGACTCGGCTTAGGCGAGGGAGCAGTTAGAACAATGTTGAAGAAACTGAGTAAGAATGGAATTATCACCATCTCCAGGAACGGCTGCTCACTCACACCTAAGGGTAAGAAGGTTTGGACGAGTATTGAAGAAATTATGCCGAAGATTATTGAGATTGGAAGAAATGAGCTTACTTTAGCCCCAAAAAGCGTAGCAATACTAGTTAAGGGATGCGCTGATAAGGTTAAGAGCGGAATTGAGCAGCGTGACGCCGCGGTCTTTAGTGGTGCAAAGGGCGCCGTAACAATAATCTCTAAGAATAATAAGCTTATTATTCCAAGCGTCAGCATGAATTTAGAGAAGGATTACCCGTTGGCATTCAAAGACATAGTGTATTCTATAAAGCCTGGTGAGGGGGATGTGATAATAATTAGTAGCGGAGACTCTCTTAGAGAAGCCGAGTATGGTGCGCTAGCGGCTGCTTGGACACTAATTTAG
- a CDS encoding C-terminal binding protein, giving the protein MIVRYGVGVDNVDLEAATEKGIFVANVMYDVTDVADHAVSLVLSLIRKIPLANRNVRKGLWDWKTVQPISRLRGKTVGIIGFGRIGRKVAQRLKGFEVKLIAYDPYVPENVFAEYNVERVNFETLIKEADIIMVHASLTSETRHLIGEDELKSMKRSAILVNTSRGSIIDEKALYKALKEGWISGAGLDVLEKEPPERNNPLLKLNNVIITPHMAWYSIESLDEIRRIAAEEVVRALSGQIPTSLVNRDVLKKIKTTVLK; this is encoded by the coding sequence GTGATAGTTCGATATGGAGTTGGCGTTGATAACGTAGATCTTGAGGCTGCTACGGAGAAGGGAATATTTGTCGCAAATGTCATGTATGATGTTACTGATGTTGCAGATCACGCGGTGAGCTTGGTCCTTTCACTTATTAGGAAAATACCTTTAGCCAATCGAAATGTTAGGAAGGGTCTCTGGGACTGGAAGACTGTGCAACCCATATCACGCTTAAGGGGTAAAACTGTTGGCATAATAGGCTTTGGAAGGATTGGGAGGAAGGTGGCTCAGAGACTTAAGGGCTTTGAGGTTAAATTAATCGCCTATGACCCATATGTTCCAGAAAACGTATTTGCTGAGTATAATGTTGAAAGGGTTAATTTTGAGACGCTAATAAAGGAGGCTGATATAATCATGGTTCACGCATCTTTAACAAGTGAAACTAGGCATTTGATCGGCGAAGATGAATTGAAGAGTATGAAGCGAAGCGCAATTTTAGTCAATACATCTAGAGGGAGCATTATCGACGAAAAAGCGCTCTATAAAGCATTAAAGGAGGGCTGGATATCAGGAGCTGGTCTAGATGTTCTTGAGAAAGAGCCGCCTGAAAGAAACAATCCACTACTAAAATTAAATAATGTTATAATTACCCCACACATGGCATGGTATTCAATAGAGTCGCTGGATGAAATTCGGAGGATAGCTGCGGAGGAAGTTGTCAGAGCATTAAGCGGTCAAATACCAACCAGCCTAGTGAATAGGGATGTTCTCAAAAAGATAAAAACTACAGTCTTAAAATAG